One part of the Helicobacter cetorum MIT 99-5656 genome encodes these proteins:
- the recG gene encoding ATP-dependent DNA helicase RecG — protein sequence MQKQLLEKLNAKSLLEALLCYMPKGYRDLNLLEHFEMGLSGTLEVTILDKKSYAKVLKIFVYSKRFNENLELVFFNYSAFHYNQFKIGESLFIYGKLEQSSFNQATIINTPKIVTEFGKISLLFKKVKNHEKIQENLQSLISLENLKNEGIKENIAHLLLEIFFPTQNFVKDYERFKTFPLQHLNALKYIEMLFYMKSLERKKLRFSAKIVCANNSQRLNEFITSLPFSLTNDQQNAIKEIQNDLASPIACKRLIVGDVGCGKTMVILASMVLAYPNKTLLMAPTSILAKQLYNEALKFLPPYFEVELLLGGSKKQPNNLFEKTIHVVIGTQALLFDKRDLNEFALVITDEQHRFGTKQRYQLEKMASHKGNKPHSLQFSATPIPRTLALAKSAFVKTTAIREIPYKKEIETLVLHKREFNIVMERIHKEIAQNHQVIVVYPLVNESEKIPYLSLNEGASFWQKRFKNVYITSGQDKNKEEIIEEFKEKGSILLATTLIEVGISLPRLSVIVILAPERLGLATLHQLRGRVSRNGLKGYCFLCTIQEENERLEKFADELDGFKIAELDLEYRKSGDLLQGEEQSGNSFEYIDLSKDENIVAEVKQDFLKNADVSRGTLGILR from the coding sequence TTGCAAAAACAATTATTAGAAAAATTAAACGCTAAATCGCTTTTAGAAGCACTACTATGCTATATGCCTAAGGGATACAGGGATTTAAACTTATTAGAGCATTTTGAAATGGGTCTTAGTGGCACTTTAGAAGTTACTATTTTAGATAAAAAAAGCTATGCGAAAGTCTTAAAAATCTTTGTGTATTCTAAGCGATTTAATGAGAATTTAGAGCTTGTATTTTTTAACTATAGTGCGTTTCATTACAATCAGTTTAAAATAGGCGAAAGCTTATTTATTTATGGCAAATTAGAGCAAAGCTCTTTTAATCAAGCTACTATTATTAACACCCCTAAAATCGTTACAGAATTTGGAAAAATTTCTTTGCTTTTTAAAAAGGTCAAAAACCACGAAAAAATCCAAGAAAATTTACAAAGTCTCATTTCTTTAGAAAATCTAAAAAATGAAGGTATTAAAGAAAATATCGCACATCTATTATTAGAAATCTTTTTTCCCACTCAAAATTTTGTAAAAGATTATGAACGCTTTAAGACTTTTCCTTTACAACATTTAAATGCGTTAAAATACATTGAAATGCTTTTTTATATGAAAAGTTTGGAGCGTAAGAAATTACGATTTAGTGCTAAAATTGTGTGTGCTAATAATAGCCAACGCTTGAATGAATTTATCACTTCTTTACCCTTTAGTCTCACTAACGACCAACAAAACGCCATTAAAGAAATTCAAAATGACTTGGCTAGTCCTATAGCATGCAAGCGTTTGATTGTAGGTGATGTAGGGTGTGGAAAAACAATGGTAATCTTAGCAAGCATGGTGTTAGCCTACCCTAATAAAACCCTTTTAATGGCACCCACTTCTATTCTGGCTAAACAACTTTATAACGAAGCCTTAAAATTTTTGCCCCCCTATTTTGAAGTGGAGTTACTACTAGGCGGAAGTAAAAAGCAACCAAATAATTTGTTTGAAAAAACTATTCATGTTGTTATAGGCACGCAAGCTTTGTTATTTGACAAGCGAGACTTGAATGAATTTGCACTAGTGATTACTGATGAGCAACACAGATTTGGCACCAAACAACGCTATCAACTAGAAAAAATGGCTAGTCATAAGGGTAATAAGCCCCATTCATTACAATTTTCAGCCACGCCCATTCCACGCACTCTAGCCTTAGCTAAAAGTGCGTTTGTTAAAACGACCGCAATTAGAGAAATCCCTTATAAAAAAGAGATTGAAACTCTAGTCTTGCATAAAAGAGAATTTAATATTGTTATGGAGCGTATCCATAAAGAAATCGCACAAAACCATCAAGTCATTGTAGTCTATCCGCTTGTGAATGAGAGTGAAAAAATCCCCTATTTATCGCTCAATGAAGGGGCTAGTTTTTGGCAAAAACGCTTTAAAAATGTTTATATCACTTCAGGGCAAGATAAGAATAAAGAAGAAATTATTGAAGAATTTAAAGAAAAAGGAAGTATTTTACTAGCAACCACACTTATTGAAGTAGGCATTTCTTTACCACGATTAAGCGTGATTGTAATTCTTGCCCCTGAGAGATTAGGTTTAGCGACTTTACATCAATTAAGGGGGCGTGTGTCTCGTAATGGTTTGAAAGGTTATTGTTTTTTATGCACGATTCAAGAAGAAAACGAACGATTAGAAAAATTTGCTGATGAATTAGACGGATTTAAAATCGCTGAATTAGATTTAGAATACCGAAAAAGCGGAGATTTACTTCAGGGCGAAGAACAGAGCGGAAATAGTTTTGAATACATTGATTTGTCTAAAGATGAAAATATTGTCGCTGAAGTGAAGCAAGATTTTTTAAAAAATGCTGATGTTTCACGTGGAACACTTGGAATTTTAAGATGA
- a CDS encoding outer membrane protein — protein sequence MNIFSKDLFKKVTPLFLSVSFLSPTIIQAKSRFYVASQYQVGKMIMQKYNNLKRTIEGASFSLGWEINPTNYWFYSRYYFFMDYGNVILNKFSQAEANMFTYGFGGDLIVEYNKNPLFVFALFYGMQIAENTWTMSKYSANMIINDWRSIQGFSLKTSNFRMLGLVGFKFQTVLFHHDASIEVGVKWPFAFEYNSPFVRNYAIFISHTFYL from the coding sequence TTGAATATTTTTTCAAAAGATTTATTTAAAAAAGTAACTCCCTTATTTTTAAGCGTTTCTTTTTTAAGCCCTACGATTATTCAAGCAAAAAGCCGTTTTTATGTTGCTTCTCAATATCAAGTGGGAAAAATGATCATGCAAAAATACAATAATCTTAAACGCACCATAGAAGGGGCAAGCTTTTCTTTAGGCTGGGAGATTAATCCTACTAATTATTGGTTTTATTCTCGGTATTACTTTTTTATGGATTATGGTAATGTTATTTTAAACAAATTCTCTCAAGCTGAAGCAAACATGTTCACTTATGGTTTTGGGGGAGATTTAATTGTGGAATACAATAAAAATCCCTTGTTTGTTTTTGCCCTTTTTTATGGCATGCAAATTGCTGAAAACACTTGGACTATGTCTAAATATAGTGCGAACATGATTATTAATGATTGGCGTAGCATTCAAGGATTTTCACTCAAAACTTCTAATTTTAGAATGCTTGGTTTAGTAGGGTTTAAATTCCAAACCGTGTTATTCCACCATGATGCAAGCATTGAAGTAGGTGTCAAATGGCCTTTTGCTTTTGAATACAATTCGCCCTTTGTGCGAAACTATGCCATTTTTATTTCACACACCTTTTATCTTTAA